One window of the Acinetobacter equi genome contains the following:
- a CDS encoding alpha/beta fold hydrolase, producing the protein MMSLINNRNGQQLAVYSFGDIGQPTIIFSNSLGTDHSMWQFQVDQFSKEYFVICYDTRGHGKSTVIENTTITNLAEDVIDILDYFKVEKAHFCGISMGGITGLQLGLEAQQHFYSITIANSAAKIGQEAAWLSRADAVEKEGLADIVSTTHTRWFSHKFDYIHDTVAQKTIQSLSVTSPKGYAESCRALAQADLRDEIAKITVPCLILCGEFDPVTTVIDGEFMQMHIPNSEFAVVEASHLSNIEAANEFNNIFKRFISKY; encoded by the coding sequence ATCATGTCGTTAATAAATAATCGTAATGGTCAACAATTAGCTGTTTATAGTTTTGGTGATATTGGTCAGCCAACTATTATTTTTTCAAATTCATTAGGCACTGATCATTCAATGTGGCAGTTTCAAGTTGATCAGTTTTCAAAAGAGTACTTTGTTATCTGTTATGACACACGTGGTCATGGAAAAAGTACTGTTATTGAAAATACAACCATTACTAATTTGGCTGAAGATGTGATCGATATTCTTGATTACTTTAAAGTAGAGAAAGCACATTTTTGTGGCATTTCTATGGGGGGGATTACAGGTCTTCAACTTGGTTTGGAAGCACAGCAACACTTTTATAGTATTACGATAGCAAATTCAGCAGCCAAAATTGGTCAAGAAGCAGCATGGTTATCACGTGCAGATGCGGTAGAAAAAGAAGGTCTAGCCGATATTGTCAGTACAACACATACACGCTGGTTTAGCCATAAATTTGATTATATTCACGATACTGTTGCACAAAAAACTATACAAAGTCTTTCAGTCACTTCTCCTAAGGGATATGCAGAATCTTGTCGTGCACTAGCACAAGCAGATTTACGTGATGAGATCGCAAAAATTACTGTTCCTTGTTTAATTTTATGTGGTGAGTTTGATCCTGTCACTACAGTTATAGATGGTGAGTTTATGCAAATGCATATTCCAAATAGTGAATTTGCAGTCGTTGAAGCATCGCATTTATCTAATATTGAAGCAGCAAATGAATTTAATAATATTTTTAAGAGATTTATATCAAAATATTGA
- the pcaF gene encoding 3-oxoadipyl-CoA thiolase, translating to MKNAYIIDAIRTPFGRYAGGLASIRTDDLGALPIKALMERHPNIDWKKVDDVIYGCANQAGEDNRNVGRMSALLAGLPYQVPATTVNRLCGSSLDAIAMAARTIKADEADLMIVGGVESMSRAPFVMGKSETVYGRNQKLEDTTMGWRFINPELKALYGVETMPQTAENVAEQFNISRADQDLFAFNSQQKTATAQSNGFFSKEIIPVIIPQRKGEPIVINTDEHPRASTTLEGLNKLKPVVKAEGSVTAGNASGINDGAAALLIASDKAISQYGLKPRAKIIGATVVGVEPRIMGFGPAPAIKKLLTQTSLTLEQIDVIELNEAFAAQALAVTRDLGLADDDVRINPNGGAIALGHPLGASGARLVTTALNQLEKSGGKYALCSMCIGVGQGIALIIERV from the coding sequence ATGAAAAATGCCTATATTATTGATGCTATTCGCACCCCATTTGGTCGTTATGCAGGTGGATTAGCCTCTATTCGTACCGATGACTTAGGTGCATTGCCTATTAAAGCATTAATGGAACGTCATCCTAATATCGATTGGAAAAAAGTTGATGATGTAATCTATGGCTGTGCTAATCAAGCAGGTGAAGACAATCGCAACGTAGGAAGAATGTCTGCTCTACTTGCAGGTTTGCCATACCAAGTTCCTGCAACAACTGTAAATCGCTTATGTGGCTCATCTTTAGATGCAATTGCAATGGCAGCACGTACGATTAAAGCAGATGAAGCTGATTTAATGATTGTTGGTGGTGTAGAAAGCATGTCTCGTGCACCATTTGTAATGGGAAAATCAGAAACAGTGTATGGCCGCAATCAAAAGCTTGAAGATACCACAATGGGATGGCGCTTTATCAATCCAGAGCTTAAGGCTCTATATGGTGTTGAAACAATGCCACAAACAGCAGAAAACGTTGCTGAACAATTTAATATTTCTCGTGCAGATCAAGATTTATTTGCTTTTAATAGTCAGCAAAAAACAGCTACAGCTCAAAGTAATGGTTTTTTTAGTAAAGAAATTATTCCTGTCATCATTCCACAGCGTAAAGGTGAACCGATTGTTATCAATACGGATGAACATCCACGTGCATCAACCACACTTGAAGGTTTAAATAAATTAAAACCTGTTGTAAAAGCCGAAGGGTCTGTAACAGCTGGTAATGCATCAGGAATTAATGACGGTGCAGCCGCACTATTAATAGCATCAGATAAAGCCATTTCACAATATGGCTTAAAACCACGTGCAAAAATTATAGGTGCTACAGTTGTTGGTGTTGAACCTCGTATTATGGGATTTGGCCCAGCCCCTGCTATTAAAAAACTACTTACACAAACAAGTTTAACCTTAGAACAAATAGATGTCATTGAGCTAAATGAAGCATTTGCAGCACAAGCTTTAGCGGTAACACGTGATTTAGGTTTGGCTGATGATGATGTCCGCATAAATCCAAATGGTGGAGCAATTGCATTAGGTCATCCACTAGGTGCATCGGGAGCACGATTGGTAACAACTGCACTGAATCAACTTGAAAAAAGTGGTGGGAAATATGCGTTATGTTCAATGTGTATTGGTGTAGGCCAAGGCATTGCTTTGATTATTGAACGAGTTTAA
- the pcaU gene encoding IclR family transcriptional regulator PcaU, which translates to MNKNKEIAEKRIQHPENKKVIRHEDFIAGISKGLAILDCFANDRHRLNVTMAAERTGLTRAAARRHLLTLEYLGYLDFDGHYYTLSPKVLKFSGAYLSGAQLPKIAQPLLNLLTQQTSLTYSVMVLDGFEAITIARSAAHQQTDRVNPYGLHLGNRLPAHATSAGKILLSYLNEDAQQEWLYHYPLKSLTKYTYTDNQAFLTLLKQIRSDEFCYSAEEHELGIHALAVPIYDRRANVVAALNIVSPTGKTSHEYLQQHILPLLRETATEFRQML; encoded by the coding sequence ATGAACAAAAATAAGGAAATAGCAGAAAAAAGGATACAACATCCTGAAAATAAAAAAGTCATTCGACATGAAGACTTCATAGCTGGCATAAGTAAAGGACTTGCAATTTTAGATTGTTTTGCTAATGATCGTCATCGCTTAAATGTCACAATGGCCGCAGAGCGAACAGGCTTAACTCGTGCAGCTGCACGTCGTCATTTACTGACACTTGAATATTTAGGCTATCTTGATTTCGATGGGCACTATTACACTTTAAGTCCTAAAGTTTTGAAATTTTCTGGTGCCTATTTAAGTGGTGCACAACTACCTAAAATTGCTCAACCCTTACTTAATTTATTGACTCAACAAACTTCTCTCACTTATTCCGTCATGGTTTTAGATGGCTTTGAAGCAATTACAATTGCACGCAGTGCTGCTCATCAACAAACAGACCGAGTAAATCCTTATGGATTACATCTAGGAAATAGATTGCCTGCCCATGCCACATCTGCAGGTAAAATTTTACTCAGCTATTTAAATGAAGATGCACAACAAGAATGGCTTTATCATTATCCATTAAAATCTTTAACTAAATATACATATACTGATAATCAAGCCTTTTTAACATTGCTTAAACAAATACGATCTGATGAATTCTGTTATTCAGCTGAAGAACATGAACTTGGAATACATGCACTTGCAGTTCCCATTTATGATCGTAGAGCAAATGTCGTTGCTGCACTTAATATCGTTTCACCAACAGGCAAAACAAGTCATGAATATTTACAACAACATATTCTGCCTTTACTTAGAGAAACAGCCACAGAGTTTAGACAAATGCTTTGA
- a CDS encoding 3-oxoacid CoA-transferase subunit B, with amino-acid sequence MSYSKLSRDQIAQRVAQDIPDGAYVNLGIGLPTKISSYLPSDKDVFLHSENGLLAFGPPPAEEDRDPELINAGKEFVTMLTGGSFFHHGDSFAMMRGGHLDIAVLGAFQIAENGDLANWHTGAPDAIPAVGGAMDLAVGAKKVFITTDHVTKKGEPKIVKELSYPATGLKCVDRIYTDLCVIDVTPEGLKLIEKVEGLSFEELQSMTGATLINAIT; translated from the coding sequence ATGAGCTATAGCAAATTAAGCCGTGACCAAATTGCCCAACGTGTTGCACAAGATATTCCAGATGGTGCTTATGTTAATTTAGGCATTGGTTTACCAACTAAAATTTCGAGTTATTTACCATCAGACAAAGATGTATTTTTACATTCTGAAAATGGCTTATTGGCATTTGGTCCACCACCTGCCGAAGAAGATCGTGATCCTGAACTGATTAATGCAGGAAAAGAATTTGTCACCATGCTCACAGGTGGTTCATTTTTCCATCATGGAGACTCATTTGCCATGATGCGAGGCGGTCATTTAGATATCGCTGTTTTAGGTGCTTTTCAAATTGCAGAAAATGGTGACTTAGCGAATTGGCATACGGGTGCACCTGATGCTATTCCTGCTGTAGGCGGTGCAATGGATTTAGCTGTTGGTGCTAAAAAAGTCTTTATCACCACAGATCATGTCACTAAAAAAGGTGAACCTAAAATTGTCAAAGAACTAAGCTATCCTGCTACAGGGTTGAAATGTGTAGATCGAATCTATACCGATTTATGCGTTATTGATGTGACCCCTGAAGGGTTGAAATTAATTGAAAAAGTTGAAGGTTTATCATTTGAAGAGTTGCAGTCGATGACAGGTGCAACACTGATTAATGCGATCACTTAA
- the pcaC gene encoding 4-carboxymuconolactone decarboxylase: MNDEDRYKQGIEVRTEVLGEAHVGRSLENLNDFNEDFQNFISRFAWGEVWSRPGMPRHTRSLVTIGILLALGREAELRMHIRACFNNGVTKDDLKELFLHSSLYAGLPAANAAMHIAEEVFAELGIAPTKLK; encoded by the coding sequence ATGAATGATGAAGATCGTTACAAACAGGGAATAGAAGTACGCACAGAGGTTTTAGGCGAAGCACATGTAGGGCGTTCTTTAGAAAATTTAAATGACTTCAATGAAGATTTCCAAAACTTTATTAGCCGATTTGCATGGGGTGAAGTGTGGTCAAGACCTGGTATGCCAAGGCATACACGTAGCCTCGTAACCATTGGAATTTTATTAGCACTTGGGCGTGAAGCTGAATTACGCATGCATATTCGTGCATGTTTTAATAATGGTGTCACGAAAGATGATTTAAAAGAATTATTTTTACATTCTTCTTTATATGCAGGTTTACCTGCTGCAAATGCTGCAATGCATATCGCTGAAGAAGTTTTTGCAGAGCTAGGTATAGCACCAACAAAACTTAAATAA
- a CDS encoding MFS transporter, whose product MVQNPREEMNNKNMNGFQWFVIFICILLNVIDGFDVLVMAFTAASVSNEWGLSGAELGALLSAGLFGMGAGSLFLAPWADKIGRRPLILLCLLISGLSMVAASFAQTAMQLGLMRFITGIGIGGILASSNVIASEYASSRWRSLAVSLQCTGYAIGATVGGIIAIALISSFGWRSVFLTGGLTTLFMFIISYVWLPESLDYLLAKQPKNALNRINVLTQKINITRLTQLPIISQTAELKKSGISRLFSPRLAFQTICIWLSFFFVMFGFYFVMSWTPKILSANGMTTEQGVTAGVLISAGGMFGAALLGFISSRVRIFYVQAAFLALTAVLIWLFVGSTASLTIAFILSVLLGMMANGCVAGLYAMSPSIYEADVRATGVGYAIGFGRIGGILSPLVAGAFLDSGISSLTLYGYYGGAFILAIITVLAISKIQNRNTIKVSYPNSIEKMV is encoded by the coding sequence ATGGTTCAGAACCCGCGTGAGGAAATGAATAACAAAAACATGAATGGTTTTCAGTGGTTTGTTATTTTTATCTGTATTTTGCTTAATGTCATTGACGGCTTTGATGTACTCGTTATGGCTTTTACAGCCGCATCTGTATCTAATGAGTGGGGATTATCAGGGGCAGAATTAGGCGCCCTACTCAGTGCTGGCTTATTTGGCATGGGTGCAGGCTCATTATTTTTAGCACCTTGGGCAGATAAAATAGGACGTCGCCCATTAATTTTGCTATGCCTACTGATTTCTGGACTTAGTATGGTTGCTGCATCTTTTGCTCAAACAGCCATGCAACTGGGCTTAATGCGCTTTATTACTGGCATTGGAATTGGTGGCATTTTAGCAAGCAGCAATGTAATTGCGAGTGAATATGCATCTTCACGTTGGAGAAGTTTGGCTGTAAGTCTTCAGTGTACTGGCTATGCAATTGGTGCAACTGTTGGTGGTATTATTGCCATTGCATTGATTAGTAGTTTTGGTTGGCGCTCTGTATTTCTGACTGGTGGCTTAACTACCCTATTCATGTTTATTATTTCTTATGTTTGGTTACCAGAATCATTAGATTACTTACTCGCTAAACAACCTAAAAATGCATTAAATAGAATTAATGTCTTAACACAAAAAATCAATATTACTCGATTAACGCAATTACCCATTATTTCACAAACTGCCGAGTTGAAAAAAAGTGGAATTTCTCGCCTATTCAGCCCACGTTTAGCATTTCAAACAATTTGTATTTGGCTAAGCTTCTTTTTTGTCATGTTTGGTTTCTATTTCGTCATGAGCTGGACGCCAAAAATTTTATCAGCGAATGGAATGACAACAGAACAGGGAGTTACAGCTGGTGTATTAATTAGTGCAGGCGGTATGTTTGGAGCGGCATTATTAGGATTCATTAGTTCTCGTGTTCGTATTTTTTATGTACAAGCAGCATTTCTTGCACTTACTGCGGTATTAATTTGGTTATTTGTTGGTAGCACAGCATCATTAACTATTGCTTTCATTTTATCTGTACTTTTAGGCATGATGGCAAATGGCTGTGTCGCAGGCTTATATGCCATGTCTCCATCAATTTATGAGGCAGATGTACGTGCAACTGGCGTAGGTTATGCTATTGGTTTTGGTCGTATTGGTGGAATTTTATCCCCACTTGTTGCAGGTGCTTTTTTAGATAGTGGAATCTCTTCACTCACGCTATATGGATACTATGGTGGTGCTTTCATACTTGCAATTATTACTGTACTCGCTATTTCTAAGATACAAAACAGAAATACAATAAAAGTCAGCTATCCAAATTCAATTGAAAAAATGGTTTAA
- a CDS encoding 3-oxoacid CoA-transferase subunit A has translation MIDKSSSSMMEVLSKIKDGSTIMIGGFGTAGQPAELIDGLIELGVKDLIIVNNNAGNGDYGLATLLKTGAVRKIICSFPRQSDSYIFDELYRDGKIELELVPQGNLACRIQAAGMGLGPIYTPTGFGTLLAEGKPTLHYEGKDFVLENPIKADFALIKAYQGDRWGNLIYRKSARNFGPIMAMAADVTIAQVSEVVELGALDPEHIITPGIFVQHVVQVQPAQ, from the coding sequence ATGATCGATAAAAGTTCATCTTCAATGATGGAAGTCCTCTCAAAAATTAAAGATGGTTCAACCATTATGATTGGTGGTTTTGGTACGGCAGGCCAGCCTGCTGAACTCATTGATGGTTTAATTGAACTTGGTGTAAAAGATCTTATCATCGTCAATAACAATGCTGGAAATGGTGATTATGGGCTTGCTACACTGCTAAAAACAGGTGCTGTCCGTAAAATTATTTGTTCATTTCCTCGTCAATCTGATTCTTATATTTTTGATGAACTTTATCGTGATGGAAAAATTGAATTAGAACTTGTTCCTCAAGGGAATTTAGCTTGTCGCATTCAAGCCGCAGGTATGGGACTTGGACCTATTTATACTCCAACAGGTTTTGGAACTTTACTCGCAGAAGGCAAACCAACGCTTCATTACGAAGGCAAAGACTTTGTCTTAGAAAACCCAATTAAAGCTGACTTTGCACTTATTAAAGCTTATCAGGGAGATCGTTGGGGGAATCTTATCTACCGAAAATCTGCACGTAATTTTGGTCCAATTATGGCAATGGCAGCAGATGTCACAATTGCCCAAGTGAGTGAAGTTGTCGAATTAGGTGCACTTGATCCTGAACATATCATTACTCCTGGGATTTTTGTTCAACATGTTGTTCAAGTACAACCAGCACAATAA
- a CDS encoding IclR family transcriptional regulator domain-containing protein, with the protein MRNNLISNDKNSETIQYDDYIAGLAKGLSLLECFGMERQKLNVTQIAERTGLSRSAARRYVRTLKFLGYLDTDEHFYWLTYKVLRFSSAYLSSAYLPKVSQPMLNFLSIKTTLSFSVVVLDEHEVVPVAKSIALQNNSAKISPLGVHLGNRLPAYATSTGKILLSRLNEKDQQQWLDKYQLKRLTPYTITDAQILLQTLAEINQHDYCISTEEHELGVIAMAVPILNMQGDTVAALNCIGPSNRIQSSYLIQNILPLLKQTAHDLRALL; encoded by the coding sequence GTGCGTAATAATTTGATTTCTAATGATAAAAATAGTGAAACTATACAATACGATGATTACATTGCTGGGCTTGCAAAAGGACTCAGTCTACTGGAATGCTTTGGCATGGAACGTCAAAAGCTAAATGTGACACAAATTGCAGAACGTACAGGGCTAAGTCGTAGTGCTGCTAGACGTTATGTACGCACACTCAAATTTCTTGGATATTTAGACACTGATGAACATTTCTACTGGCTTACTTACAAAGTGCTACGCTTTTCAAGCGCTTATCTAAGTTCGGCATATTTACCAAAGGTATCTCAACCTATGCTAAATTTTCTTAGCATAAAAACTACTCTCAGTTTTTCTGTCGTTGTTTTAGATGAACATGAAGTCGTTCCTGTTGCTAAAAGCATAGCACTACAAAATAACAGTGCAAAAATTAGCCCTTTAGGTGTGCATTTAGGTAATCGCCTTCCAGCGTATGCAACATCGACAGGAAAAATCTTATTATCTCGTTTAAATGAAAAAGATCAGCAACAATGGTTAGATAAATATCAGCTCAAACGTCTAACACCGTACACAATTACAGATGCTCAAATTTTGTTACAAACATTAGCTGAAATTAATCAACATGATTACTGTATTTCAACAGAAGAACATGAACTTGGAGTTATTGCGATGGCTGTTCCAATATTAAATATGCAAGGTGATACGGTAGCTGCCTTAAACTGTATTGGTCCAAGTAACAGAATTCAATCTTCTTATCTTATTCAAAATATTTTACCACTCCTAAAACAAACTGCACATGATTTACGTGCACTGCTATGA
- the pcaH gene encoding protocatechuate 3,4-dioxygenase subunit beta, which translates to MSQIILGAYAQRNTDDHPPAYAPGYKTSVLRSPKNALISIAETLTEVTAPHFSADLLGPKDNDLILNYAKDGLPIGERIIIHGYLRDQFGRPVKNALIEVWQANASGRYRHPNDKFIGAMDPNFGGCGRMLTDENGFFVFRTIKPGPYPWRNRINEWRPAHIHFSVMADGWAQRLISQFYFEGDTLIDSCPILKTIPSEQQRRALIALEDKSNFIEADSRCYRFDITLRGRRGTYFENELT; encoded by the coding sequence ATGTCTCAAATTATATTAGGTGCATATGCACAGCGTAATACAGATGATCATCCACCTGCATATGCGCCAGGCTATAAAACGAGTGTTTTACGGTCACCAAAAAATGCATTGATTTCAATAGCAGAAACACTTACAGAAGTAACAGCTCCACATTTTAGTGCTGATTTGTTAGGTCCAAAAGATAATGATTTGATTTTAAATTATGCAAAAGATGGTTTGCCGATTGGTGAGCGTATCATTATTCATGGATATTTACGTGATCAATTTGGTCGCCCTGTGAAGAATGCATTAATTGAAGTCTGGCAGGCAAATGCATCAGGTCGTTATCGTCATCCTAATGATAAGTTTATTGGTGCAATGGATCCAAATTTTGGTGGTTGTGGACGTATGTTGACAGATGAAAATGGATTCTTTGTTTTCCGCACGATTAAACCAGGTCCTTATCCTTGGCGTAATCGTATTAATGAATGGCGTCCCGCACATATTCATTTTTCTGTCATGGCTGATGGTTGGGCACAGAGATTAATTTCACAATTCTATTTTGAAGGCGATACGTTAATTGATAGTTGTCCAATTTTAAAAACAATTCCATCAGAACAGCAACGTCGTGCTTTGATTGCGCTTGAAGATAAGAGCAATTTTATTGAAGCAGATAGCCGTTGTTATCGTTTTGACATCACTTTGCGTGGTCGTCGTGGTACGTATTTTGAAAATGAATTAACGTGA
- the pobA gene encoding 4-hydroxybenzoate 3-monooxygenase gives MEILKTKVAIIGSGPAGLLLGQLLYKAGIDHILIEQRSAEYVAGRIRAGILEQVSVDLLEEAGVDAELKVKGLPHNGIEILTNGEKYRVDLTKLTGGKQVTVYGQTEVTKDLMLARTQAGLSSFYEAHNVQIHDFYTDQPSVTFGYKDQKFIIQCDFIAGCDGYHGICRASVPKDKIKTFEKVYPFGWLGVLADVPPVADELIYVQSERGFALCSMRSNTRSRYYLQVPLTDKVENWSDEQFWEELKNRLDPESREKLVIGPSIEKSIAPLRSFVTEPMRFGQLFLAGDAAHIVPPTGAKGLNLAASDIAFLSKALIEYYQTGSENGLEHYSENCLKRVWKAERFSWWMTHLLHRFETETEFEHKIKQAELSYILGSEAGQTTLAENYVGLPLQKAG, from the coding sequence ATGGAAATTCTAAAAACCAAGGTTGCAATTATTGGATCAGGTCCTGCGGGATTACTTCTAGGACAATTATTATATAAAGCCGGCATTGACCATATTTTAATTGAGCAGAGAAGTGCAGAATATGTTGCTGGACGAATTCGTGCAGGTATTCTTGAGCAAGTTTCTGTTGATTTACTGGAAGAAGCAGGGGTTGATGCTGAACTCAAAGTAAAAGGTTTACCACATAATGGGATTGAAATTTTAACAAATGGTGAGAAATATCGTGTTGATTTAACCAAACTAACAGGTGGTAAACAGGTTACGGTCTATGGGCAAACTGAAGTTACAAAAGATCTTATGTTAGCGCGTACACAAGCAGGTTTAAGTTCATTTTATGAAGCACATAATGTTCAAATTCACGATTTTTATACAGATCAACCATCTGTAACTTTTGGATATAAAGATCAGAAATTTATAATTCAATGTGATTTTATTGCGGGTTGTGATGGTTATCATGGGATATGCCGTGCGAGTGTTCCTAAAGATAAAATTAAGACTTTTGAAAAGGTTTATCCTTTTGGTTGGCTTGGTGTTTTAGCCGATGTTCCACCTGTTGCAGATGAATTGATTTATGTACAATCTGAGCGCGGCTTTGCCTTATGTAGTATGCGTTCAAATACAAGAAGCCGATATTATTTACAGGTTCCATTGACAGATAAAGTAGAAAATTGGTCCGATGAACAATTTTGGGAAGAGTTGAAAAATCGCTTAGATCCAGAAAGCCGTGAAAAATTAGTAATTGGTCCATCAATTGAAAAGAGTATTGCACCTTTACGCAGTTTTGTTACAGAGCCAATGCGGTTTGGTCAATTATTTTTAGCAGGAGATGCTGCGCATATTGTACCGCCAACAGGAGCGAAAGGGCTTAACTTAGCTGCTTCTGATATTGCATTTCTATCAAAAGCACTGATTGAATACTATCAAACAGGTTCTGAAAATGGACTAGAGCATTATTCAGAAAACTGTTTAAAACGAGTGTGGAAGGCAGAGCGTTTTTCATGGTGGATGACGCATTTATTACATCGTTTCGAAACAGAAACTGAGTTTGAACATAAAATTAAACAAGCAGAGTTAAGTTATATATTAGGATCTGAGGCGGGGCAAACAACACTTGCTGAAAATTATGTGGGGTTACCACTACAAAAAGCGGGTTAG
- a CDS encoding 3-carboxy-cis,cis-muconate cycloisomerase, whose product MQLYASLFYQAEVTEIFSDEGMVRYMLQAEAALARAQANVGIIPDAAALFITQISQQPIKNIIDFSILGHAASMSGNIAIPLVKQFTAVVKQHDEDASRYVHWGATSQDIIDTACILQCRDALNIIEKQLFQAIHATKLLTEQYRHQVMIGRTWLQQGLPLTFGHKTARWLSSLQRDLQRLQTIKESALTVQLGGAVGTLASLLDQGSLVVEAFAKELNLNVPDCTWHGERDRIVDIAHVLAVLTGNLGKIARDWSLMMQTEIAEVFEPSGAERGGSSTMPHKRNPVAAASILAAANRVPALMSSIYQSLVQEHERSLGAWHAEWLALPEIFQLSSGSLARAIEVFEGLEVNTENMYRNLECTHGLIMAEALMMALAPKLGRLNAHHIVEEACKKAVAEQCHLIDIVKNNTEITALFSVEQLHKIFNPQHYLGNTQQQIDAVLKDVQRKVQSCR is encoded by the coding sequence ATGCAACTATATGCAAGTTTATTTTACCAAGCTGAAGTTACTGAAATTTTTAGTGATGAAGGGATGGTACGCTATATGTTGCAAGCAGAGGCGGCATTGGCTCGAGCTCAGGCAAATGTGGGCATAATTCCAGATGCAGCTGCTTTATTTATTACTCAAATTTCTCAGCAACCCATTAAAAATATTATTGATTTTTCGATATTGGGTCATGCCGCAAGTATGTCTGGAAATATTGCAATTCCTTTGGTTAAGCAGTTTACAGCTGTTGTAAAGCAACATGATGAGGATGCTTCACGTTATGTTCATTGGGGAGCGACGAGTCAAGATATTATTGATACTGCATGTATTTTACAGTGTCGAGATGCACTAAATATTATAGAAAAACAATTATTTCAAGCAATTCATGCAACAAAATTGTTGACAGAACAATATCGTCATCAGGTCATGATTGGACGAACATGGTTACAACAGGGTTTACCATTAACATTTGGTCATAAAACTGCACGCTGGCTTTCAAGCTTACAGCGAGATTTACAACGGCTTCAAACCATCAAAGAATCTGCTTTAACTGTGCAATTGGGAGGTGCTGTTGGCACACTTGCTTCCTTACTTGATCAAGGGAGTTTGGTTGTTGAAGCATTTGCGAAAGAACTTAATTTGAATGTTCCCGATTGCACATGGCATGGGGAGCGCGATCGTATTGTAGATATTGCACATGTATTGGCTGTTTTGACTGGTAATTTAGGCAAAATCGCACGTGATTGGTCACTCATGATGCAAACAGAAATTGCTGAAGTGTTTGAACCGAGTGGTGCTGAACGAGGAGGTTCATCAACCATGCCTCATAAACGTAATCCTGTTGCTGCCGCATCTATTTTGGCTGCAGCAAATCGCGTTCCAGCACTGATGTCAAGTATTTATCAAAGTTTGGTACAGGAACATGAACGTAGTTTAGGTGCTTGGCATGCCGAATGGTTAGCGTTACCTGAAATATTCCAGTTAAGTTCAGGCAGTTTAGCGAGGGCGATAGAGGTTTTTGAAGGTTTAGAAGTAAATACTGAAAATATGTATCGAAATCTTGAGTGTACTCACGGTCTTATTATGGCTGAAGCTTTAATGATGGCTTTAGCACCTAAATTAGGTCGACTTAATGCACATCATATTGTTGAAGAAGCATGTAAAAAAGCAGTAGCTGAGCAATGCCATTTAATTGATATTGTAAAAAATAATACAGAAATTACAGCACTGTTTAGTGTGGAACAACTTCATAAAATTTTTAATCCGCAACACTATTTAGGTAATACCCAACAACAAATTGATGCTGTATTGAAAGATGTACAAAGGAAGGTGCAATCATGTCGTTAA